Proteins encoded together in one Candidatus Sulfotelmatobacter sp. window:
- a CDS encoding PAS domain S-box protein, whose protein sequence is MNPEPYPSSLGAALNISGGSPIIPPESGFVPGSDGAFQKLVLRMVAEATERYDSKALIQLFCEAAREFFQVSGVYFWRCEVGDDLIGEYGDGKLAERFVNLRLRPDESAVTVEAVRQRRTIYNNHLESAAFPAAMQVEARSLLAAPVMVFNEIVGAVTFLHDSNDNFFNEEIAAKATILAGQLGTLLEATRLREVSREEQRRSHILADVAHGLHANPDVSAVIEALADRLRLLLRTRLVCVLLRREGPFELKAVSAETPQLATSARARHDRQTLRFAADLAQRAVAAGEPVTLSIGADVHSLGSLVSPGMLIAAPLRTSRTQGAILIYPRQEGVFTAEEKALVTAIAGFGAVAVAHAELHATSHAQAQELHQLLDISSELNASSDLEHFLQAFVVRASDFLGFGRCFVALEEDGHFQVRHGIEKGQSRRLNVAAPEGVATRALRAKEVFWTDEASRIPGIDVEMVNRYKVRQFLAVPLVETTGRVLGMFGVLDRLDGAGISPEDIRRARALSSQAAVVLEVARNLDLSEQHRRHAQALIDLTRELDGVLRLPEFAGRLVAGTVEVTGSRAGLLAILHENCWQVAGLQSSGDSHIKSQIKGAEALITSSESGSNPLPSHSEMVANSLTPRLDPLTDRKSDLASERSFNIALSDFAAKHPATVVAVTAEQLFGSEVAASLEWADCTVVRLVNGNGELAGLLCLSGRSSPLDREDRLFLETVARHAAMALENSRLFTGIELANRHWVEIFDAITDFIVVHDQHDKVLRVNRSLAAMIGIPPGELIGVNMRALMALTSETAPYSCPFCRAMTDDSDEFAHPVFDRTYLVSTSRVHGAADEAPQTIHVLKDISDRREAERRYRELFDNIQEGLFFSTPGGRFIEVNDAMVRMLGYPSREELLQIDIPAELYFGPEQRERHTEVMKDNGHLRNFEATLRRKDGSPIHVLINAFGLHDSQGNLVQIRGLMLDVTGLRTYQSELHRERDFSSKILSNTQSLILVADTAGLISYANRRWYDAGFQQLELLGRPLLELAAPGFVRPLADAVQSTLNGQQVDNLELQIVRGNGLAGKFSSNLSPMRNEEGTVTSIVLVLTDITDSAVLRDKLVHAEKMAAVGQLVSGVAHEVNNPLTAILGFADLLMENPDLPETARKDMRVILQEAQRTKQIVQNLLSFARQMPPQRISVQLNAILRRTIQLRSYDFNSHGVDVVEHLDEELPEVMGDAHQLQQVFLNILNNAYDAVHEVGRPARIEIMSTKAGDAVEVSFRDNGNGISHPDKIFDPFFTTKEIGKGTGLGLSICYGILKEHGGEILCHNNIGGQGATFIVRLPAASHTASLGVAAGVKQP, encoded by the coding sequence GTGAATCCAGAACCTTATCCTTCGAGCCTCGGTGCAGCGCTCAACATTTCTGGTGGCAGTCCCATCATTCCTCCGGAAAGCGGTTTTGTCCCGGGGTCGGATGGGGCCTTCCAGAAACTCGTGCTGCGCATGGTCGCAGAGGCGACCGAGCGCTACGACTCCAAGGCGTTGATCCAGTTATTTTGTGAAGCTGCGCGCGAGTTCTTCCAGGTGTCGGGAGTCTATTTTTGGCGCTGTGAAGTGGGGGACGACCTAATCGGTGAGTATGGCGATGGTAAGCTGGCGGAGCGCTTTGTGAACCTTCGACTGCGTCCCGACGAGAGCGCGGTGACCGTTGAAGCGGTACGGCAGCGGCGCACGATCTATAACAATCACCTCGAGTCGGCGGCCTTCCCGGCGGCAATGCAAGTTGAGGCTCGCTCGCTTCTGGCGGCGCCGGTCATGGTCTTCAATGAAATCGTTGGGGCAGTTACTTTTCTCCACGATTCCAATGACAACTTCTTTAACGAAGAGATTGCCGCGAAGGCGACGATTCTGGCCGGACAGTTGGGCACGCTGTTGGAAGCAACACGGCTGCGCGAAGTTTCTCGCGAGGAACAGCGCCGTTCCCATATCCTGGCCGACGTCGCTCATGGTCTGCATGCGAACCCAGATGTGTCAGCCGTGATTGAGGCTCTTGCCGACCGTCTGCGACTTTTGCTGCGGACTCGGTTGGTTTGCGTCTTGTTGCGACGGGAGGGCCCGTTCGAATTGAAAGCCGTGTCGGCAGAGACTCCACAACTGGCGACTTCCGCGCGCGCGCGCCATGACCGGCAGACGCTCCGTTTCGCGGCCGATTTGGCGCAACGTGCCGTAGCCGCAGGAGAGCCGGTTACCCTTTCGATCGGTGCGGATGTGCACTCGCTGGGAAGTCTGGTTTCTCCCGGCATGTTGATCGCCGCTCCGTTGCGCACCTCGCGGACACAGGGCGCAATCCTTATCTATCCGCGGCAGGAAGGCGTTTTTACGGCTGAAGAGAAAGCCCTGGTGACCGCAATTGCCGGCTTCGGCGCGGTCGCGGTTGCCCATGCTGAACTCCATGCCACCTCGCATGCCCAGGCGCAGGAACTTCACCAATTGCTGGACATATCCTCCGAGCTGAATGCCAGCAGCGATCTCGAGCATTTCTTGCAAGCGTTTGTGGTGCGGGCTTCCGATTTTCTTGGTTTCGGGCGCTGTTTTGTTGCATTGGAAGAGGATGGCCACTTCCAGGTTCGGCACGGCATAGAAAAAGGCCAGTCCCGACGCCTGAACGTGGCCGCTCCCGAAGGCGTTGCCACTCGAGCCCTGCGCGCCAAAGAAGTTTTCTGGACCGACGAGGCCAGCCGCATACCCGGAATCGATGTTGAGATGGTCAATCGGTACAAGGTCCGTCAGTTTCTCGCCGTCCCTCTGGTGGAAACTACTGGCCGGGTTCTGGGGATGTTCGGAGTACTGGATCGCCTGGATGGAGCCGGAATCTCGCCGGAAGACATTCGTCGCGCCCGGGCGCTGTCGAGTCAGGCCGCCGTCGTGCTCGAAGTGGCCCGCAATCTCGATCTCTCGGAACAGCATCGGCGCCATGCCCAGGCTCTCATCGATCTGACCCGCGAACTGGATGGCGTCTTGCGCCTGCCCGAGTTTGCCGGCCGCTTGGTCGCTGGTACCGTGGAAGTCACCGGCTCGCGAGCCGGACTGCTCGCCATCCTGCACGAGAACTGCTGGCAGGTGGCGGGGTTGCAGTCCTCGGGCGACTCACACATCAAGTCACAGATCAAGGGTGCGGAAGCGCTGATCACTTCGTCGGAATCTGGATCCAACCCTTTACCCTCGCACTCCGAAATGGTCGCGAATTCGCTGACTCCTCGCCTCGATCCCCTAACGGATCGAAAGTCGGACCTCGCATCGGAGCGTTCATTCAACATTGCCTTAAGTGATTTTGCGGCGAAGCATCCAGCTACGGTGGTCGCAGTTACCGCGGAACAGCTATTTGGTTCGGAGGTTGCGGCAAGTCTCGAATGGGCGGATTGCACTGTGGTGCGGCTGGTCAACGGTAACGGAGAATTAGCCGGACTCCTCTGCCTTTCCGGACGCTCCTCGCCGCTGGATCGCGAAGATCGGCTGTTTCTTGAAACCGTCGCCCGTCACGCCGCGATGGCGCTGGAGAACTCCCGTCTGTTTACGGGGATTGAACTTGCGAACCGCCACTGGGTGGAGATTTTTGACGCCATTACCGACTTCATTGTGGTGCACGACCAGCACGACAAAGTCTTGCGGGTGAATCGCTCGCTGGCGGCGATGATCGGAATACCGCCGGGGGAATTGATCGGCGTAAATATGCGGGCCTTGATGGCATTGACCAGCGAGACCGCTCCGTATTCCTGTCCGTTCTGCCGCGCCATGACGGACGATTCGGATGAATTCGCGCATCCCGTGTTCGATCGCACCTACCTTGTCTCCACCTCGCGCGTACATGGTGCAGCTGACGAAGCGCCGCAAACCATTCACGTATTGAAAGACATTTCCGACCGGCGCGAAGCCGAACGGCGTTATCGCGAACTCTTCGACAATATTCAGGAAGGCCTGTTCTTCAGTACGCCCGGCGGACGCTTCATTGAAGTGAATGACGCCATGGTACGCATGCTGGGCTACCCCAGTCGCGAAGAGCTGTTGCAGATCGACATTCCGGCCGAACTCTATTTTGGTCCGGAGCAGCGCGAGCGTCACACGGAAGTGATGAAGGATAATGGCCATCTGCGTAACTTCGAGGCGACTCTTCGTCGCAAAGACGGATCGCCGATTCACGTGCTGATTAATGCTTTTGGACTGCATGATAGTCAGGGCAACCTGGTGCAGATTCGCGGGCTAATGCTCGATGTGACCGGGCTGCGTACTTATCAGTCGGAACTGCACCGTGAGCGCGATTTTTCCAGCAAGATCCTCAGCAATACGCAGAGCCTGATTCTGGTTGCGGATACTGCCGGGCTGATCAGCTATGCCAATCGCCGCTGGTATGACGCAGGATTCCAGCAGTTGGAGCTACTGGGGCGTCCGTTGCTGGAACTGGCTGCGCCTGGCTTCGTCCGGCCTCTGGCCGATGCGGTTCAGAGTACATTGAACGGCCAGCAAGTCGACAATCTGGAATTGCAGATCGTCCGCGGCAACGGATTGGCGGGAAAATTTTCCTCCAACCTCAGTCCCATGCGGAATGAAGAGGGAACTGTAACCAGCATCGTGCTGGTGCTCACCGACATTACGGACTCCGCGGTGCTGCGCGACAAACTGGTCCATGCGGAGAAAATGGCGGCGGTGGGGCAATTGGTTTCCGGGGTCGCCCACGAAGTCAACAATCCGCTGACAGCGATCCTCGGCTTCGCCGACCTGTTGATGGAAAATCCGGACCTGCCCGAAACCGCCCGCAAAGACATGCGGGTGATTCTCCAGGAAGCGCAGCGCACTAAGCAGATCGTGCAGAATCTGCTCAGCTTTGCCCGCCAGATGCCGCCGCAGCGCATCTCGGTACAACTGAATGCGATCCTGCGCCGCACCATTCAACTGCGGTCCTACGATTTCAACAGCCACGGCGTCGATGTCGTCGAACATCTTGACGAGGAACTACCCGAGGTGATGGGCGATGCGCACCAGTTGCAGCAGGTGTTTCTCAACATTCTGAATAATGCGTACGACGCGGTGCACGAGGTAGGCCGTCCCGCCCGCATCGAGATCATGTCCACCAAAGCCGGAGACGCCGTCGAAGTTTCCTTCCGCGACAATGGCAACGGCATCTCCCACCCCGATAAGATCTTCGATCCATTTTTCACCACGAAAGAAATTGGGAAAGGAACCGGCCTCGGCCTCAGCATTTGCTACGGGATTCTGAAAGAGCATGGGGGCGAGATTCTTTGTCATAACAACATTGGTGGTCAAGGCGCGACATTTATTGTTCGCCTGCCCGCCGCGTCCCACACCGCTTCGCTCGGTGTGGCGGCAGGAGTTAAACAACCATGA
- a CDS encoding sigma-54 dependent transcriptional regulator translates to MNNPTSKDDFRIRLLIVDDEQSIRKLCVTVGEALGFVCLEAESGESALALLEEQSVHMVLSDMVMPHMSGLEFLEKVKKLLPRTEIALMTGHGSIETAVQAMKLGAYDYITKPFSPLEELRLFLRRMAEKIRLVEENEFLRQRMDSETAVHGIIGSSAKIQDVLRMVARLKDTRTPVLIYGESGTGKELVARAMHFRGAFANRPFVAVDCGSLVPTLIESELFGYEKGAFTGALKSKQGLFQAADGGTIFLDEVGELPLELQAKLLRVLQEKEVRPVGSNQRVKVDVRVIAATNRDLEAAYKNGTFRKDLYFRLNVVTLYVPALRERRSDTPMLVHWFLERYAPGAELHVTSAAMKSLMQYDWPGNVRELENCVERAVALGNGQIIDLGDLPPSIAAGSIASASSSPVSGAAFGAAAQRPTVLDPDLAAAHALPQAARAPLSSSVNSSVSSPLSSSISSSLSSSLSTTDLEDIERATIQRVFEQVNGDKALAGRMLGISRATLYRKLKRYNIGIGVAGTGSSSHTLQ, encoded by the coding sequence GTGAATAATCCAACCAGCAAAGATGATTTTCGTATTCGTCTGCTCATCGTCGATGATGAGCAGAGCATCCGCAAACTGTGCGTCACAGTTGGCGAGGCTTTGGGCTTTGTGTGTCTCGAAGCGGAGAGCGGCGAGTCGGCGCTGGCGCTGCTCGAAGAGCAGTCGGTGCACATGGTGCTCAGCGACATGGTCATGCCGCACATGTCGGGGCTGGAATTTCTGGAGAAAGTTAAGAAACTTTTGCCGCGCACCGAGATTGCGCTGATGACCGGGCATGGCTCGATCGAAACTGCGGTGCAGGCGATGAAGCTTGGCGCGTACGATTACATCACCAAGCCGTTCTCGCCACTCGAAGAGCTGCGGCTGTTTCTGCGGCGCATGGCGGAGAAGATTCGGCTGGTCGAGGAAAATGAATTTCTGCGGCAGCGCATGGATTCGGAGACCGCGGTGCACGGCATCATCGGATCGTCGGCCAAGATTCAGGACGTTCTGCGCATGGTCGCGCGGCTCAAAGATACGCGCACGCCGGTGCTGATCTACGGCGAAAGCGGCACGGGAAAAGAATTGGTGGCGCGCGCGATGCACTTCCGCGGCGCGTTCGCCAACCGTCCGTTCGTGGCCGTCGATTGCGGATCGCTTGTTCCAACGCTGATCGAAAGCGAACTCTTCGGCTACGAAAAAGGCGCGTTCACCGGCGCGCTGAAATCGAAGCAGGGACTCTTTCAGGCGGCCGATGGCGGCACCATTTTTCTCGACGAAGTCGGCGAGTTGCCTCTTGAACTTCAGGCCAAGCTGCTGCGCGTGTTGCAGGAAAAAGAAGTTCGTCCCGTCGGCAGCAATCAGCGGGTTAAGGTGGATGTCCGCGTGATTGCGGCCACCAACCGCGATCTTGAGGCCGCTTACAAAAATGGCACCTTCCGCAAAGATCTTTATTTTCGGCTCAACGTCGTTACTCTTTATGTGCCTGCGTTGCGCGAGCGGCGCAGCGATACTCCCATGCTCGTGCACTGGTTCCTCGAACGCTACGCTCCGGGTGCCGAGTTGCACGTGACCAGCGCCGCCATGAAATCGCTGATGCAATATGACTGGCCGGGCAACGTCCGCGAGCTGGAAAACTGCGTCGAGCGCGCCGTCGCCCTGGGCAACGGACAGATCATCGACCTCGGCGACCTGCCTCCGTCGATCGCTGCGGGCAGCATTGCGAGCGCTTCTAGTTCGCCGGTGTCGGGCGCGGCTTTCGGCGCTGCGGCACAACGGCCGACGGTGCTCGATCCCGATCTGGCTGCGGCGCATGCGCTGCCGCAGGCGGCGCGGGCTCCGCTGTCGTCCTCGGTAAATTCCTCGGTCAGCTCTCCACTTTCCTCTTCAATCTCTTCCTCACTCTCTTCGTCACTTTCTACCACCGATCTCGAAGACATCGAGCGGGCGACCATCCAGCGCGTCTTCGAGCAGGTCAACGGCGACAAAGCGCTCGCCGGACGCATGCTCGGCATCAGCCGCGCCACGCTGTATCGCAAACTGAAGCGCTACAACATCGGCATTGGAGTGGCGGGGACGGGATCGTCGAGCCATACGCTTCAGTAG
- a CDS encoding response regulator yields the protein MSQPAFKLQPLPVLLIEDEPAVMAYVQAALERSGYPVVCCESGVDALRLLENGEFLGVVSDMRTPGGVDGGQVHAWVAVHRPDLAGRIIFITGDIANEETVATLRETGAPCVEKPFRVQQFIDVVSKTFGKAE from the coding sequence ATGAGCCAACCAGCCTTCAAACTTCAGCCTTTGCCTGTGCTGCTCATCGAGGATGAGCCCGCCGTCATGGCCTATGTGCAAGCCGCTCTCGAGCGCAGCGGATATCCCGTAGTCTGCTGCGAGTCCGGCGTCGACGCCTTGCGCCTGCTCGAAAACGGGGAGTTCCTGGGAGTGGTTTCCGACATGCGCACCCCCGGCGGCGTCGACGGTGGCCAGGTGCACGCGTGGGTCGCGGTGCACCGCCCTGATCTCGCCGGACGCATCATCTTTATTACCGGCGACATCGCCAACGAAGAAACCGTCGCTACCCTGCGCGAAACTGGCGCGCCCTGCGTGGAGAAACCTTTCCGCGTGCAGCAATTCATCGACGTAGTCTCGAAGACTTTTGGGAAGGCCGAGTGA
- a CDS encoding site-specific DNA-methyltransferase yields MTSPPYYWLRDYGVGGQLGQEETVLQYVKGLADTMDEVYRLLADDGLLFLNLGDTYYSGKGKSHGTDPKSTKRRFGLRAVDKSGGLGIGIQPKSVIGVPWRVALEMSGRRKWVLRSSIVWHRPRSLPEAVKDRPRRSYEYVFMFAKQRNYYFNRPALRDVVAEEDVWTIPARPKSTNGIDTAPFPDELVERCLNLGCREGGSVLDPFAGSGTTLRVAVRSGRDATGIDLNPVFCQYMVEKLKAM; encoded by the coding sequence GTGACCTCTCCGCCTTATTATTGGCTACGTGACTACGGCGTGGGCGGACAACTTGGGCAAGAGGAGACGGTTCTTCAATATGTTAAGGGGTTGGCCGATACGATGGACGAGGTATACCGACTTCTCGCTGATGATGGGCTGTTATTTCTGAATCTCGGAGACACCTACTACTCGGGAAAGGGGAAATCACACGGCACAGACCCGAAGAGTACCAAACGGCGCTTCGGCCTTCGCGCGGTTGATAAGAGCGGAGGTCTAGGAATCGGCATTCAGCCAAAATCTGTGATTGGCGTTCCTTGGCGTGTGGCCTTAGAGATGTCCGGACGCAGAAAATGGGTCCTGCGCAGTTCGATAGTATGGCATCGCCCGCGGTCCCTGCCCGAGGCTGTAAAGGACCGCCCACGAAGGAGCTATGAGTACGTATTCATGTTCGCGAAGCAGCGCAACTACTATTTCAACCGCCCGGCGCTTCGCGATGTGGTTGCGGAAGAGGATGTGTGGACGATTCCGGCTCGACCAAAATCGACGAACGGGATTGATACGGCTCCCTTTCCAGACGAACTTGTCGAAAGATGTTTGAATCTCGGTTGTCGTGAAGGTGGTTCAGTTTTGGACCCTTTTGCGGGGAGCGGGACGACACTTCGGGTCGCCGTAAGATCGGGCCGAGATGCGACTGGCATCGATCTCAATCCTGTGTTTTGCCAATACATGGTCGAAAAACTCAAGGCGATGTAA
- a CDS encoding energy transducer TonB, with product MSQRTAVALLAIVSLAAISGPIRAAGQQTQSEEMVRRAKSKVQPDYPDLARKMNLVGTVKIQVVVAPNGAVKDARIVGGHPVLAGAALDAAKKWRFEPAASETSGIIDFKFEPR from the coding sequence GTGTCTCAAAGAACCGCGGTGGCTCTGTTGGCGATTGTGAGTTTGGCAGCCATTTCGGGTCCGATTCGAGCCGCCGGGCAGCAGACCCAGAGCGAAGAGATGGTCCGCCGCGCCAAAAGCAAGGTGCAACCGGACTATCCGGACCTGGCGCGAAAGATGAACCTGGTCGGCACCGTAAAGATTCAAGTGGTAGTGGCGCCGAATGGCGCCGTGAAAGATGCCCGTATCGTGGGCGGTCATCCGGTTCTGGCGGGCGCCGCTCTGGACGCCGCCAAGAAGTGGCGCTTCGAGCCCGCCGCGTCCGAGACTTCGGGAATCATCGATTTTAAGTTTGAGCCGCGCTAG
- a CDS encoding AAA family ATPase produces MFISLDTVRKSLTELDAINAFFGITFLVCKRKKLPVGRTIHFGGINRAETEFLQTYYKPDYTSKHFFQPFKTTKGRWIKPTYASSGLQSTRTRGDLSLAFIHEKKTDVWGWSRNYIEVMRGKLDLDKSGRIPAFWLSAWLFRERDWPETARPSDVIEALLREFLITREEVRELFSTTEPDAPEPVFTEDVYSDAELLRHIEPAPDSKPEEGGTLKFLGLEGLGPTKRLTFNPGERLSIITGDNGLGKTFLLECAWWALTGQWAEQPAFPRMEAQRTDTSISFEIAGKRIGQKKTIKFDWDSQNWPATKDRPTIPGLIIYARIDGSFAVWDPARHATKSDSSSTGLLLFSRDQVLRGLEGKLEGLLRDWVSWQRNPDSSIFEIFKRVLRRLSPPDMGPLTPGDPIRLPFEPREMPTLLHRFGQVPIIHESAGVRRIVTLAYLLVWAWNEHRVYSGLAKKAPQDKMVVLIDEMEAHLHPKWQRVVLPALLDVTNILAKNVQAQIIIATHSPLVLASVETSFSDASDKLFHLQLTPEGQVTFNDVNFVRYGRIDEWLTSDLFELTQARSSEGETAIEQAKRLMADAKPTSDGIIEVTKRLKEALADDDDFWPRWLYFAEQKGVRL; encoded by the coding sequence ATGTTCATTTCTTTGGACACAGTGCGTAAGTCTTTGACCGAGCTCGACGCGATCAACGCATTTTTCGGTATCACGTTTTTGGTATGCAAACGAAAGAAGCTGCCCGTAGGCCGAACAATACACTTCGGGGGAATCAACCGAGCAGAAACCGAATTTCTTCAAACGTACTACAAGCCCGATTACACCTCTAAGCACTTCTTCCAACCTTTTAAGACCACGAAAGGAAGGTGGATAAAACCAACCTACGCCTCTTCGGGGCTCCAGAGCACAAGAACGCGCGGGGACCTGTCACTTGCCTTCATACATGAGAAAAAGACCGATGTTTGGGGTTGGTCAAGAAACTACATAGAGGTGATGCGAGGGAAGCTTGATCTCGATAAGAGCGGTCGCATTCCCGCCTTCTGGCTCTCCGCTTGGTTGTTCCGCGAACGTGATTGGCCAGAAACCGCTCGCCCAAGCGATGTTATTGAGGCTTTGCTACGCGAATTTCTTATTACGCGGGAGGAGGTGAGGGAGCTATTCAGTACGACAGAGCCGGACGCGCCGGAGCCTGTATTCACTGAAGATGTTTACTCTGACGCTGAACTACTGCGCCACATCGAACCTGCCCCTGATAGCAAACCCGAGGAAGGAGGAACCCTCAAATTTCTTGGTCTTGAGGGCTTGGGGCCGACGAAGAGATTGACATTCAATCCGGGCGAGCGACTTTCTATCATCACGGGCGACAACGGGCTGGGCAAGACGTTCCTCCTAGAGTGTGCGTGGTGGGCGTTAACGGGCCAGTGGGCGGAACAGCCAGCATTTCCGCGGATGGAAGCGCAACGCACAGACACCTCCATATCATTTGAGATCGCTGGAAAGAGGATTGGCCAGAAAAAGACTATCAAGTTTGATTGGGATTCTCAGAATTGGCCTGCCACGAAGGATCGACCAACGATACCCGGCCTAATAATTTACGCGCGCATAGATGGTTCATTTGCGGTTTGGGACCCTGCGCGCCACGCCACCAAATCGGACAGCTCTAGCACCGGTCTGCTGCTGTTCAGCAGAGATCAGGTATTGCGCGGTCTTGAGGGTAAACTCGAAGGTCTATTGAGGGATTGGGTAAGCTGGCAGCGCAATCCAGATTCCAGCATATTTGAGATTTTTAAGCGGGTATTGCGACGATTGTCACCTCCAGACATGGGGCCACTGACGCCCGGAGATCCTATTAGATTGCCTTTTGAGCCACGCGAAATGCCGACGCTGTTGCATCGTTTTGGTCAAGTGCCGATTATTCACGAATCGGCAGGCGTGCGACGAATCGTAACATTGGCATATCTGCTTGTTTGGGCTTGGAATGAGCATCGGGTGTACTCCGGACTGGCCAAAAAAGCTCCGCAAGACAAGATGGTCGTACTGATCGATGAGATGGAAGCGCATTTACATCCGAAGTGGCAGAGGGTTGTGCTTCCCGCCTTACTCGACGTGACAAACATTCTTGCCAAGAATGTGCAGGCGCAAATCATAATCGCCACTCACTCGCCGCTAGTCCTAGCTTCTGTAGAAACCAGTTTTTCTGACGCGTCGGACAAACTTTTCCATCTTCAGCTGACCCCCGAGGGGCAGGTTACCTTCAATGACGTCAATTTCGTGAGGTATGGCCGCATTGATGAATGGCTCACCTCGGATCTTTTCGAGCTAACCCAAGCGAGATCAAGTGAAGGAGAAACGGCAATCGAGCAAGCGAAGCGATTGATGGCGGACGCAAAGCCCACATCCGACGGCATTATCGAGGTTACTAAACGGCTAAAGGAAGCCCTTGCTGATGACGATGATTTCTGGCCACGTTGGCTATATTTCGCCGAGCAGAAAGGCGTCCGCCTTTGA
- a CDS encoding response regulator transcription factor, which produces MDRRALRVLVVDDNENVRRTICQLLRSQADIEVVCEAVDGADAVCKVREHLPDVVLLDVTMPTMDGLEAARILKREFPAIAIVVVSQHDSRGFQWAALAAGVSGYVVKSNAGRDLIPELRRIRGMGASA; this is translated from the coding sequence ATGGATCGGCGGGCACTGCGGGTGCTGGTGGTGGATGACAATGAGAACGTCCGGCGCACGATTTGCCAGCTTTTGCGTTCGCAGGCTGACATCGAGGTGGTTTGCGAGGCCGTCGATGGGGCCGATGCGGTGTGCAAGGTACGGGAGCACCTGCCGGATGTCGTCCTTCTGGATGTGACGATGCCTACGATGGATGGCCTGGAAGCCGCGCGAATTCTCAAGAGAGAATTTCCGGCGATTGCGATTGTCGTTGTCAGTCAACACGATTCCCGGGGATTTCAGTGGGCGGCGTTGGCAGCGGGCGTGAGTGGATACGTTGTTAAGAGCAATGCCGGCCGAGACCTGATTCCTGAACTGCGAAGAATTCGGGGGATGGGCGCGTCGGCATAA
- a CDS encoding CheR family methyltransferase, which produces MHKLMAGVTILEHELSELRLLIERQTGILLDCPNSALAAHVAEYLEAHELESAAALMARLRASDQDPLVLPAFLDGVLNVNTGFFRHPGALNALARQVVPQLYARKSDDGPSTLRIWSAGCATGEETYSIAMALCEALPGGNANGSGSSNGSGKDAKEKTSGVRNGGVLEGSAPASHATKDWTIHIVGSDLLPSAIEVAERGLYPQSALMGLPPAAIRACFSKIGSPNGGANGLWTGSAEASPNGVTNGLNSGSNNGSNAASNSGNGAHLLVKPRLRSLVTFNTMNLTKPVYIGRFDCIFCMDVLPHLSRVQRVALMERLHLYLEPGGYLFLSQTEKLCAPNLNFRSETYDGYTFHRKPLAASAAYGR; this is translated from the coding sequence ATGCATAAATTGATGGCGGGCGTCACCATACTGGAGCACGAGCTGTCGGAACTGCGCCTGCTGATCGAGCGCCAGACGGGCATTCTGCTGGATTGTCCCAACAGCGCTTTGGCGGCGCATGTGGCCGAGTATCTGGAGGCGCATGAACTGGAATCGGCTGCGGCATTGATGGCGCGGTTGCGCGCGTCGGACCAGGATCCGTTGGTGCTGCCAGCATTCCTCGATGGAGTGCTCAACGTGAACACCGGGTTCTTCCGTCATCCTGGGGCGCTTAATGCGCTGGCTCGGCAAGTAGTTCCGCAACTCTACGCCCGCAAGTCGGACGATGGGCCCAGTACGCTGCGCATCTGGAGCGCCGGGTGCGCGACCGGCGAAGAAACTTACTCGATTGCAATGGCGCTGTGCGAAGCGCTGCCCGGCGGCAACGCTAACGGTAGCGGGTCAAGCAATGGCAGCGGTAAAGACGCGAAAGAAAAAACCTCAGGCGTCCGTAATGGGGGCGTTCTCGAGGGCAGCGCGCCAGCCTCGCACGCGACCAAGGATTGGACGATCCACATTGTGGGCAGCGACCTGTTGCCTTCGGCGATCGAAGTCGCGGAACGTGGGCTATATCCGCAGTCGGCTCTGATGGGCTTGCCGCCGGCGGCGATTCGCGCCTGCTTCTCGAAAATTGGCAGCCCGAACGGGGGAGCGAATGGCTTATGGACTGGTTCGGCGGAAGCCTCGCCGAATGGGGTGACGAACGGATTGAACAGCGGATCGAATAATGGCTCGAACGCGGCCAGCAACTCCGGCAATGGGGCGCATCTGCTGGTGAAGCCGCGGCTGCGCAGCCTGGTTACCTTCAACACTATGAACCTGACCAAGCCGGTCTATATTGGGCGCTTCGATTGCATCTTCTGCATGGACGTGCTGCCGCACCTCTCGCGCGTTCAGCGCGTGGCGCTGATGGAGCGCCTGCATCTCTATCTTGAGCCCGGTGGATATTTATTCCTCAGCCAGACTGAAAAACTGTGCGCGCCGAACCTAAACTTCCGCAGCGAAACTTACGATGGGTACACGTTCCATCGGAAGCCGTTGGCGGCCAGCGCGGCGTACGGACGATAA